AGACGTTTCTCACGAGCTGGGGCGCCAACTCCATGTACCCGTACCTGCTGCACGGGTTCGCCGTGCTGGCCTTCGCCTGGTCCACCCTCGACAGTCGGGTCGACAGCATCCCGGCCCTGCTGGCGCTCGTCGCCGTGGTGGTGGCGGTGGTCTGGGTCACCGCAAGCCGGCCGGTGGTGTGGGCACTGCGTCCGCTGGTCAGCCCGCCGGTCGGCTGGCTGCTCAGGAAGAGCCCCTCGGGGCAGCCCCCGGCGGGGGTACGCGCCTAGAACCTGGCCGGCGAACCTCGCCGGTCCGGTCGTACGGTGGTCGGGTCAACGCCACTGGGTGCCACGGTCACCCCAGGTGGCCCCGCGGGTGGCGACTGCGCCGGGGGTTACCGGTCAGCCGGGAATCGTGATCCGGCCGTCGATGGCGGCGGCGGCGATGTCGGTGCGGTGCTGCGATCCGGCCAGCTCCACCCCGTCCACAAGCGCGTACGCGGAGTCCCGGGCTGCGGCGAGGTCGGTGCCGGTGGCCGTACCGCAGAGAACCCGGCCGCCAGCGGACAGCAAGGCGCCGTCGCTGGCCCGGCGGGCGGTGCCGGCGTGGATGATGCCCGGCCGGTCCGCGCCGGTGATCACGTCGCCGGTGCGCGGCGCCGCCGGATAGCCCTGCGCGGCGAGCACCACTGTGACCGCGGCGCCCGGCCGCCAGCGCAGCGGCGGATGCCCGGCCAACGTGCCGGTGGCCGCCGCGTGCAGTAGCCCGCCCAGCGGCGTCTCCAGCAGCGCGAGGACCACCTGCGTCTCCGGGTCGCCGAAGCGCGCGTTGAACTCGATCACCCGCGGACCTTCGGCGGTCATGGCCAGGCCCACGTAGAGCAGACCGGCGAACGGGGTGCCCCGGCCGCGCAGCTCGGCCAGCGTCGGGTGCACCACATCCCGCATCACATCGTCAACCAGGCCGGGCGGGGCCCAGGGCACTGGCGCGTACGCCCCCATGCCGCCGGTGTTCGGGCCGGTGTCGCCGTCACCGATCCGCTTGAAGTCCTGGGCGGGCAACAGCGGCACCGCCGCCTCGCCGTCGGTCACCACGAAGAGGCTGACCTCCGGGCCGTCGAGGAACTCCTCGACCACCACCCGGCCACAGTCCCGGGCATGCGCCAGCGCGGCCGACCGGTCGTCGGTGACCACCACGCCCTTGCCGGCGGCGAGCCCGTCGTCCTTCACCACGTACGGCACGCCGAACTCGTCCAGCGCCCGGGCGGTGCTCTCCTCGTCCGCGCAGGTGTACGCACGCGCGGTCGGGACGCCGGCGGCGGTCATCACGTCCTTGGCGAACGTCTTGGAACCCTCGAGGCGGGCGGCCTCGGCCGACGGCCCGAACACGGCGATGCCCTTGGCGCGTACCGCGTCGGCAACCCCGGCGACCAGCGGCGCCTCCGGCCCGATCACCACCAGGTCGGCTTCCACCTCGACCGCCAGCGCCGCGACGGCCGCCGGATCGGTGGCGTTGACCGCCCGCAGCTCAGCCACGTCGGCGATCCCCGGATTACCCGGTGCCGCGATCAGAGCCGTGACGGCCGGATCGCCCACCAATCCAAGGGCGAGCGCATGCTCCCGCCCCCCACCACCCACCAGAAGAACCCGCACAACCCGGAATCCTACTGTCCCCCACCCCCACGCCCACCCGCCAGGCTTGCCGATCATGAGGTTAGCCGTGCATTCGATCACCTGGAACCCCGTCAACCTCATGATCAACGCGAGCGGGTCATAGCGAGGGCCTGGCGAACGGTCCACGGGATGTAGTCAGGCTGGAGGGTGTCGGCCCAGGTGAAGCGGAGGACCGTCCAGCCGGCGTTCACCAGACGGTTCTGCCGACGGCGGTCGGCGAATGCGGCAGCCGGGGTGCCGTGTGCGTTCCGGCCGTCAGCCTCCGCTAACACTCTCGGGCCGCGCCAGCCCAGATCGCCGATACCGAGCAGGTGACCGTCCCCGTCCCGTACTTCCAACTGGAGGACGTCCGGCGGCACCCGGCCGTCGACACACCGCAGCCTCGTGCGTGTTTCCAGCGGCGACTGGGCCCGTCCGTCCGCTTCGGCGAGATAGCCCCGGGCCGCCACCGCACCGCGCCGCCCCCTGATCAGCGCCCGAATCATTGACAGGCACTCGGCCGTGAGCATCCCCCGATTGAGTGCGGAGTCGAGCACCGCGACCGCTGGGTACCGCTGCTCGCGCAGGATGATCTCGGCGACGGTCCACAGAGGCGTCGTCGCGGCGATCCCGTTTACCGGCCGCACCGCTGATGGCGCGTGCTCGAGCTGATGCAGCACGATGGCCGGGTCCGACACGCGGGTCAGCTTCGCGGCCCGGCCCGGCAACGCCACGTGGACCTCGTCACCGCAGGACAGACCGGCGATGCCGTGCAGTTCGGCTGCCGTGCCGAAGACCACGTGCGCCTCCGGACCCAGCGAGAGCACAGCGGCACGGATCCTGCACCGGCGTGCTGCCGGCTCGCCGTGTCGACCGTCGGTCAGATAGACCGCGCGGGCGAGCGGCCGCCACTGGCCGACCGCCACCAGGTGATCGATGTCGTGCCGACTGAACCCGGCGCGCAGTGCCTGGGCCCGAGTGGTCAAGCCGTCCTGGACGGCGGTAACGGAGCGAAGCAGTTCGGCACGGTCCACACACCCAAACTGGCGGCTCGCCCGCCCCGTCCGCCGCCCCTGTGGATAACCGGCGCCTCCCTGTGGACAACCGCCCGCCAACCCCTGTCGATCATGAGGTTGGCGGGCGATTTGATCTCCACAGTCCCCGCCAACCTCATGATCACCGAGGCGGCTAGGCCCGGGCGGGCCGGTGGGACCGGGCGGGCCGGGGCGGGGTGTTAGGGGAGGAGGGGGTGGAGGAGGACGTTTTCTTCGCGGCCGGGGCCTACGCCTACGACGCTCACCTTGGTGTTGCAGAGTTCCTCTACGCGCGCGATGTAGCGGCGGGCGTTCTCCGGCAGTTCGTTGGCGGTGCGGGCCTTCGTGATGTCCTCCCACCAGCCGTCGAGCTCCTCGTACACGGGCTTGGCGTGGTGGAAGTCCGTCTGGCTCATCGGCATGTCGTCGACCCGGACACCGTTGATCTCGTAGCCGACGCAGATCGGCACCTTGGGCAGCCCGGTGAGCACGTCCAGCTTGGTGATGACCAGGTCGGTGACGCCGTTGAGGCGGCAGGCGTACCGGGCGACCACCGCGTCGAACCACCCGCACCGGCGTTCCCGCCCGGTGGTCGTGCCGTACTCCGCGCCGATCTTGCGAAGGTGCTCGCCGCTGGCGTCGAACAGTTCGGTCGGGAACGGGCCCGCGCCGACCCGGGTGGTGTACGCCTTGCTCACCGCGATCACCTTGCTGATCGCGGTCGGCGGGATGCCGGCACCCACGCAGGCGCCACCAGCCGTCGGGTTCGACGAGGTGACGAAGGGGTACGTGCCGTGGTCCATGTCGAGCATTGTGGCCTGGGCGCCCTCCAGCAGCACAGTCTCGTGCCGGTCCAGGGCGTCCCAGAGCATCGCCCGGGTCTCCGCGATGTACGGCTTGAGCCGCTCCGCGTACCCCAGGTACTCCTCGACGGTCGCCTCGAGGTCGATCGCCTTGCGGTTGTAGACCTTGAAGAGGATCTGGTTCTTCTCGCGCAGCGCGAGTTCCAGCTTCTTGCGCAGGATGCCCGGGTCCAGCAGGTCCTGGAGCCGGATGCCGATCCGGGCGACCTTGTCGCCGTACGCCGGGCCGATGCCCCGGCCGGTGGTGCCGATCCGGGACGAGCCGAGGTACCGCTCGATCACCCGGTCCAGCGCCCGGTGGTGCGGCATGATCAGGTGCGCGTCGCCGGAAATCCGCAACCGGGACACGTCCACGCCCCGCTCGGCCAGCCCGTCGATCTCGGTGAGCAGCACCTTCGGGTCGACCACCACGCCGTTGCCGATGATGATCATCGCGCTGGGCGAGAGCGCGCCGGAGGGCATCAGGTGCAGTGCGTACTTCTGGCCGTCCGGGGTGATCACCGTGTGGCCCGCGTTGTTGCCACCGGAGTAGCGCACGACGTAGTCGACCCGCTCACCCAGCAGGTCGGTAACCTTGCCCTTGCCCTCGTCGCCCCACTGAGCGCCGATGAGCACGATCGCTGGCATCTTTTCCGCCTCCAGAAGGCTCGGGTGCCAGGTGGCGACCGGTTGGCGAGCCCGGGGTGTCAGGTTAACAAGTAGTGACGGCGCGGCCGGCAGGGGTCGCGGCGAGAGGCAGGAGGCTCCTTCGGTGTACGACGTGGTGCTGCTCACCCTCGGTTCGGAGCGGGACGCTTCCGGAGGCTGCGGCGGCGGCGGGGCCTGCTGCGGCGGGGCGACCGGAGCCGACACCGACCCGGCAACCGGTGCCGACGGCGGGGCGCCGGGCGATGCGGACAGGTGCGCCACCGGGCAGCCCCGGGTGCCGGTGCTGGCCTGCGCCGATGCGCTTAACGCCCGCGGTGCGCGGGTGCAGACGGTCACCGCGCGCTCGGACGCCGAGATCGACGAGGTGTTGTCCCGCCTCGACGGTCCGCCGCGTCCGGACGGCCTCACCTGGCCGGACCCGGACGGCAAGACCCGGCTGGTCGTCGCCACGGCCAGCGACGGGCAGTTGCGCGCCGTGCTGCGCCGGCTGGTCCGGCGGTACGCGCCGGCGCCGAGCCGCCGCCCGGCGGACCTGCCCGCTGACCGAACCCTGCCCGACCTGCCCCCGGTGGCCGTACTCCCGCTCGACCCGGCGCGCGGCGGCACCCACCGTGACCTGGCCGCGCAGCTCGGGCTGCCCCGCGACCCCGCTGCGGTGGCCGCCGCGGTGCTGGGCGGCACGCCGCGCCGGCTGGATCTGCTGCGCAACGACGGCGGCTCGGTGACCCTGGACGGCGCCCTGCTCGGCGCCGCCGACGACGCCGGCCGGCCGCTGCAGTGGCGAGCCCGGGTCGAGGTGGACGACACCATCCTCACCGACGGTGACGAACTGCTGCTGGCCTGTGCGATCGGTAACGCCGGCGGGTACGCGATGCTCGACGACGTGACGCTGCTGGCCGCGCCGGATCCGGCCGACGGCCAGGTCGAGGTCGCGGTGGCCGTGCCGGTGGTCGTCCGCTCGGCGCTGGGCAGGAAGCGGGTACGCCTGGAGGTGCGGCGCGCCCGCGGGCGGGCGGTGTCGGTGCTGCCCCGAGAGGGAAAGGTGCCCTACCTCGACGACGGAGTCGAAGGCGAGCTGACCCGGAAGCGGTCCTGGTGGATCGAACCGGGCGCCTGGGCGGTCTGGGCGAGCTGACCCCGGCTGCGCCGACCGGCCCTCGTCGGCAGGTGGGCCTATCCTCGCAGGAGGACTGGGGAGGAACCGTAATGGACGAGAACGCCGACCGGGCGCAACTGCCCGGCCAGCAGCCGGTGCCGGAGCGGGACATCGAACCACTCTGGCCACCTGATCCGGCCGACCCGGGCGCGGAGGCCGCGGCACCGCCATGGGCGTCGATCTCGGAGCAGCGGGGTGGCCCGCCGTCGGCCGTGCCGCCGTCGACCGTGCTGCCGCCCGTGGCCGCGCCGCCGACGGGCCGTCCGCCGGTTTCCGGGCAGTCCGGGGCAGCGGCACGGACGCCTCCGTCCCCGTCCGACTACCCGTCGCTCACCGGTGCCGTACCGGCGCCCGGCGGCTGGGGCGTCACCGGCCCCTCCGGCACCGCGTCGGGCTGGGCCCCGGCCCAGCCGAGTTGGCCACCGTCGGCCGATCCACCAACCCCCGACGCTGCCGACGCGACGAATGACGACGCCCGACCCACGCCGTCGACCACCGGTGCCGCGTCCAGCGCCCCGGCTACCGGCCCCGCCCCGGCCGGGGTTAGCGGCCCATCGAACGGCGCGGCGGTCGGGGCCGCCGGCTCGGCGACCGGCTCGACCGGTCCCGCGAACGGCAGCACCGACTCGCCCGGCGGCAACGGTGACTCGGCCAGCGCCGCGACACCGAGCACCGCCCCGACGGCCACGAACAGCGCGCCGGAGCCGGCAGGCAACGCGTCCGGGACACCAAACCCCACCCCGCAGGCACCCGATCCCGCGCCGGAGGCAGCCAACCCCGCGCCGCAGCCAGCCGACGCCACGCAGGCGGCCAGCCCCGCGCCGCAGGCGGCCAGCCCCGCGCCGCAGGCGGCCAGCCCCGCGCCGCAGGCGGCCAGCCCCGCGCCGCAGGCGGCCAGCCCCGCGCCGCAGGCGGCCATCCTGCCCGGGGCGGAGTCTTCCGCGTCGGGAGCGGCACCGGGGCGGGCCGACAATCCGGGTC
Above is a window of Micromonospora coriariae DNA encoding:
- the purD gene encoding phosphoribosylamine--glycine ligase; this encodes MRVLLVGGGGREHALALGLVGDPAVTALIAAPGNPGIADVAELRAVNATDPAAVAALAVEVEADLVVIGPEAPLVAGVADAVRAKGIAVFGPSAEAARLEGSKTFAKDVMTAAGVPTARAYTCADEESTARALDEFGVPYVVKDDGLAAGKGVVVTDDRSAALAHARDCGRVVVEEFLDGPEVSLFVVTDGEAAVPLLPAQDFKRIGDGDTGPNTGGMGAYAPVPWAPPGLVDDVMRDVVHPTLAELRGRGTPFAGLLYVGLAMTAEGPRVIEFNARFGDPETQVVLALLETPLGGLLHAAATGTLAGHPPLRWRPGAAVTVVLAAQGYPAAPRTGDVITGADRPGIIHAGTARRASDGALLSAGGRVLCGTATGTDLAAARDSAYALVDGVELAGSQHRTDIAAAAIDGRITIPG
- a CDS encoding adenylosuccinate synthase, translated to MPAIVLIGAQWGDEGKGKVTDLLGERVDYVVRYSGGNNAGHTVITPDGQKYALHLMPSGALSPSAMIIIGNGVVVDPKVLLTEIDGLAERGVDVSRLRISGDAHLIMPHHRALDRVIERYLGSSRIGTTGRGIGPAYGDKVARIGIRLQDLLDPGILRKKLELALREKNQILFKVYNRKAIDLEATVEEYLGYAERLKPYIAETRAMLWDALDRHETVLLEGAQATMLDMDHGTYPFVTSSNPTAGGACVGAGIPPTAISKVIAVSKAYTTRVGAGPFPTELFDASGEHLRKIGAEYGTTTGRERRCGWFDAVVARYACRLNGVTDLVITKLDVLTGLPKVPICVGYEINGVRVDDMPMSQTDFHHAKPVYEELDGWWEDITKARTANELPENARRYIARVEELCNTKVSVVGVGPGREENVLLHPLLP